In the genome of Rhizobium etli 8C-3, one region contains:
- a CDS encoding LysR family transcriptional regulator — protein MSRQDINRSGEMDVFVRAVELGGFTAAATACRMTPSAVSKLIARLEARLGTRLINRSTRRLQLTPEGCAFYERSVSILADIAEAERYASAGEQAAGRIRINTSASFGNHVLAPLLPAFMALHPAVTLDISYTDKIVDLMEERADVAIRAGPLKNSSLIARKLGAARKFIVASPDYILRNGQPVSIEDLRQHCRIGFSYSRAIGGWPLLDQDDTVLVPVTPGIQVGDGEGMRHLALCGAGLARLAAFTVRADIVAGRLVSVLEDLNPGDLEEFYAVYIGHGGPLPARVRTLLDFLAANVRL, from the coding sequence ATGAGCCGTCAGGACATCAATCGCTCCGGCGAAATGGACGTCTTCGTACGCGCCGTCGAACTCGGCGGCTTCACCGCTGCGGCAACCGCCTGCCGGATGACCCCGTCGGCCGTCAGCAAGCTTATCGCCCGCCTGGAAGCCCGGCTTGGGACACGTCTCATCAACCGCTCGACGCGGCGCCTGCAACTCACGCCGGAAGGTTGCGCATTCTACGAAAGAAGCGTCTCCATCCTTGCCGATATCGCCGAGGCCGAGCGCTATGCCTCAGCAGGCGAACAGGCAGCCGGGCGGATCCGTATCAATACCAGCGCGTCCTTCGGCAATCACGTGCTCGCCCCGCTCCTGCCCGCCTTCATGGCGCTTCATCCGGCCGTGACACTCGACATTTCCTATACGGACAAGATCGTCGATCTCATGGAGGAACGCGCCGACGTCGCAATCCGCGCCGGACCGCTGAAGAATTCCAGTCTGATCGCCCGCAAGCTTGGTGCGGCCCGTAAATTCATCGTCGCCTCGCCGGACTACATTTTGCGCAACGGTCAACCAGTGTCGATCGAAGATCTCCGACAGCACTGCCGCATTGGCTTTTCCTATTCCCGCGCCATCGGCGGCTGGCCGCTCCTTGATCAAGATGACACGGTGCTTGTTCCCGTGACGCCGGGCATTCAGGTCGGCGACGGCGAAGGGATGCGCCACCTGGCACTTTGCGGCGCCGGCCTTGCGCGCCTTGCCGCCTTCACCGTCCGCGCCGATATCGTCGCAGGTCGACTGGTATCTGTCCTTGAAGACCTGAACCCCGGCGACCTCGAGGAATTCTACGCCGTCTACATCGGCCACGGCGGTCCGCTGCCAGCCCGCGTCCGCACACTGCTTGATTTTCTTGCAGCCAACGTTCGTCTTTAG